From Streptomyces sp. GSL17-111, one genomic window encodes:
- a CDS encoding SCO0930 family lipoprotein has translation MRNRRQRVAAGTAVAVVMAMTAACGGEAGPTEDRVRPAGDSSSLSPGYGTGGGYGDDGSEPAGAEDRSGPARTLALREDAELGEVVTDAAGWTLYRFEEDSAKPPAATCEGDCATAWPPVPADDAEAAAGMDAELLGSVERADGAEQLTLGGWPVYRYAKDARPGDVSGHGVGGTWNALAADGGKAGAGQGPAGGGEAAPPAGGDQDADGPAPGGDAELSAAEDPELGRIVRDAESRTLYRFDKDTAWPMKSNCTGACLETWKPAAPVDEKALEGVDPELVTTLERPDGSEQLSIDCWPVYWYTGDEEPGDTAGHGVGGTWHAVTPDGERAGAAS, from the coding sequence ATGAGGAATCGGCGGCAGCGGGTCGCGGCGGGTACGGCGGTAGCGGTGGTCATGGCGATGACGGCGGCCTGCGGCGGGGAGGCCGGGCCGACGGAGGACCGGGTGCGGCCCGCCGGGGACAGCTCCTCCCTCTCCCCCGGCTACGGCACCGGCGGCGGCTACGGGGACGACGGGTCGGAACCGGCCGGTGCCGAGGACCGCTCCGGCCCGGCGAGGACCCTCGCCCTGCGCGAGGACGCCGAGCTGGGCGAGGTCGTCACCGACGCCGCCGGCTGGACGCTGTACCGCTTCGAGGAGGACTCGGCGAAGCCCCCGGCCGCCACCTGCGAGGGCGACTGCGCCACCGCCTGGCCCCCGGTCCCCGCCGACGACGCCGAGGCGGCGGCCGGCATGGACGCGGAGCTGCTCGGCTCCGTGGAACGCGCGGACGGAGCCGAGCAGCTGACGCTGGGCGGCTGGCCGGTCTACCGCTACGCGAAGGACGCCCGGCCGGGCGACGTCAGCGGCCACGGCGTCGGCGGCACGTGGAACGCGCTGGCCGCCGACGGCGGCAAGGCGGGCGCGGGGCAGGGCCCGGCGGGCGGGGGTGAGGCCGCGCCGCCCGCCGGCGGGGATCAGGACGCGGACGGGCCGGCGCCCGGCGGCGACGCCGAACTGAGCGCGGCCGAGGATCCGGAGCTGGGGCGGATCGTGCGGGACGCCGAGAGCCGCACCCTGTACCGCTTCGACAAGGACACGGCCTGGCCGATGAAGTCGAACTGCACCGGGGCCTGCCTGGAGACCTGGAAGCCGGCCGCGCCGGTGGACGAGAAGGCGCTGGAGGGCGTCGACCCGGAGCTGGTGACGACGTTGGAGCGGCCGGACGGGAGCGAGCAGCTGTCCATCGACTGCTGGCCCGTGTACTGGTACACGGGCGACGAGGAGCCGGGCGACACCGCCGGGCACGGAGTGGGCGGCACCTGGCACGCCGTCACGCCGGACGGCGAGCGGGCCGGGGCGGCGTCCTGA
- a CDS encoding NADH-ubiquinone oxidoreductase-F iron-sulfur binding region domain-containing protein, producing MAEVTPSVLSIGPPRLLAGLDRVARLERVAHLTVHGSLPRLRADELVELAGNIDLRGKGGAGFPFARKVRAVADSARRRDGRCVVVVNGSEGEPSCLKDTALLLHTPHLVLDGAALAAQALGAEEVWVGVTRVDVERSLRAAVAERGPHPPRLHVARLPERFVTGEGTALVNGIAHGHARPAGRRVRSSERGLGGLPTLLSNTETYAQLAVAARLGALEYRSVGLPREPGTVLLTVGGGRVVETPSGVPLPYVLRVCGTDIGQGVLVGGYHGGWLTPKAARTALVSRESLADAGAGLGAGAVLPLPASTCPAGETARVARWMARESAGQCGPCVVGLPGLADDLDRVVRGGGEAALAGVTARMDAVTGRGACGHPDGTVRFVTSALTVFAGHFRAHALDGPCGLPVSGVLPLGEEEAAPTGSPGGSGGPGGGDRASAERLVVDWTLCQGHGLCADIVPGVLRLGPDGYPERAVSHVPGRLRQDALRAVRRCPALALRIQE from the coding sequence GTGGCGGAAGTGACGCCCTCGGTCCTGTCCATCGGTCCGCCGCGGCTGCTCGCCGGGCTCGACCGGGTGGCCCGCCTGGAACGGGTGGCGCACCTGACGGTGCACGGCTCGCTCCCCCGGCTGCGGGCGGACGAACTGGTCGAGCTGGCCGGGAACATCGACCTGCGCGGCAAGGGCGGGGCCGGATTCCCGTTCGCGCGCAAGGTGCGGGCCGTCGCCGACTCCGCCCGGCGGCGCGACGGGCGCTGCGTGGTCGTCGTCAACGGCAGCGAGGGGGAGCCGAGTTGCCTCAAGGACACGGCGCTGCTCCTGCACACACCGCACCTGGTGCTCGACGGTGCCGCTCTGGCCGCGCAGGCGCTGGGCGCCGAGGAGGTGTGGGTCGGTGTGACGCGCGTCGACGTCGAGCGGTCGCTGCGTGCGGCCGTCGCCGAACGCGGTCCGCACCCGCCGCGGCTGCACGTGGCCCGGCTGCCCGAGCGCTTCGTCACCGGCGAGGGCACGGCGCTGGTGAACGGCATCGCGCACGGGCATGCCCGGCCCGCCGGACGCCGGGTGCGGTCGAGCGAGCGCGGACTGGGCGGGCTGCCGACGCTGCTGTCCAACACCGAGACGTACGCGCAGCTCGCCGTCGCGGCGCGGCTGGGGGCCCTGGAGTACCGGTCGGTGGGGCTGCCCCGCGAGCCGGGGACCGTCCTGCTGACCGTCGGGGGCGGCCGGGTGGTGGAGACGCCGAGCGGCGTCCCGCTGCCGTACGTGCTGAGGGTCTGCGGCACCGACATCGGCCAGGGTGTGCTCGTGGGCGGCTACCACGGCGGCTGGCTGACCCCGAAGGCGGCGCGGACGGCGCTCGTCTCCCGGGAGTCCCTCGCGGACGCGGGGGCGGGGCTGGGGGCGGGCGCGGTCCTGCCGCTGCCCGCGTCGACGTGCCCGGCCGGGGAGACGGCCCGGGTGGCGCGCTGGATGGCGCGGGAGTCGGCCGGGCAGTGCGGGCCGTGCGTCGTCGGCCTTCCCGGTCTCGCCGACGACCTGGACCGGGTGGTGCGCGGCGGCGGCGAGGCGGCGCTGGCGGGCGTCACCGCGCGGATGGACGCGGTGACCGGGCGGGGGGCGTGCGGTCACCCCGACGGCACCGTGCGGTTCGTCACCTCCGCGCTGACGGTCTTCGCCGGGCACTTCCGCGCGCACGCGCTGGACGGGCCCTGCGGCCTGCCGGTGAGCGGGGTGCTGCCGCTCGGCGAGGAGGAGGCTGCCCCCACCGGCTCCCCCGGCGGCTCCGGCGGTCCGGGGGGCGGGGACCGGGCGAGCGCCGAGCGGCTCGTCGTGGACTGGACGCTGTGCCAGGGGCACGGCCTGTGCGCGGACATCGTCCCGGGGGTACTGCGGCTGGGGCCCGACGGCTATCCGGAGCGGGCGGTCTCGCACGTTCCCGGCCGCCTCCGGCAGGACGCGCTGCGGGCCGTGCGCCGCTGCCCGGCGCTGGCGCTGCGCATCCAGGAGTGA
- a CDS encoding PucR family transcriptional regulator codes for MCELINRIWARPRGEWTRVLRKELPAIADQVVDVLQRSIPEFATLPSVIDRDDAKWVVENALLTALGYRGEGAEEPAPRPGRLPAAVPIDRARRQLFAALTGDPCAPEHSLVELARSARWTLPDAVRAVVLTSPGEATQLASTLGDTLLSLADGESCLLVADEGQDTRHTLETVLRGRPAAVGHAVPLAETASSLRWARRLLPLRTHRGGHTPEPVFVDDHLTLLLLLQDESLTRALSVRWLSPLDDLTPRQSERLEVTLLAWLEGGGAPEAARTLQVHPQTVRYRLRQIEKLFGPALRDPRTRFELEMTLRSRRLLAQLRRSQARAGRRARAVAAGMRPLGIAREARVNGL; via the coding sequence ATGTGTGAACTGATCAATCGCATCTGGGCCCGCCCGCGCGGCGAATGGACCCGCGTTCTGCGAAAGGAACTGCCCGCCATCGCCGACCAGGTCGTCGATGTGCTGCAGCGCAGCATTCCGGAGTTTGCCACCCTTCCATCGGTAATCGACCGGGACGACGCGAAATGGGTTGTGGAAAACGCCCTGCTGACCGCGCTCGGGTACCGGGGGGAGGGCGCGGAGGAACCGGCGCCGCGCCCCGGACGTCTCCCGGCGGCCGTGCCCATCGACCGCGCCAGGCGCCAGCTGTTCGCCGCCCTGACCGGCGACCCGTGCGCGCCGGAACACTCCCTGGTGGAGTTGGCCCGCTCGGCCCGGTGGACGCTGCCCGACGCGGTGCGGGCCGTCGTCCTCACCTCGCCCGGTGAGGCCACGCAACTCGCGTCGACCCTCGGCGACACCCTCCTCAGCCTGGCGGACGGCGAGAGCTGTCTGCTGGTCGCCGACGAGGGCCAGGACACGCGCCACACGCTGGAGACCGTCCTGCGCGGCCGGCCGGCGGCCGTCGGGCACGCCGTGCCGCTGGCCGAGACGGCGTCGTCGCTGCGCTGGGCCCGCCGGCTGCTGCCGCTGCGCACGCATCGCGGCGGCCACACGCCCGAGCCCGTCTTCGTCGACGACCACCTGACCCTGCTCCTGCTGCTTCAGGACGAGTCGCTCACCCGGGCCCTCAGCGTCCGCTGGCTGAGCCCACTGGACGACCTGACGCCCCGACAGAGCGAGCGGCTGGAGGTCACGCTGCTGGCGTGGCTGGAGGGCGGGGGCGCGCCCGAGGCCGCGCGCACCCTCCAGGTCCACCCGCAGACGGTCCGCTACCGGCTGCGGCAGATCGAGAAGCTCTTCGGCCCCGCCCTGCGCGACCCGCGCACCCGCTTCGAGCTCGAGATGACGCTGCGCAGCCGGCGGCTCCTCGCCCAGCTGCGCCGCAGCCAGGCCAGGGCCGGGCGCCGGGCCCGGGCGGTGGCGGCGGGCATGCGTCCCCTCGGCATCGCCCGGGAGGCACGCGTGAACGGTCTGTAG
- a CDS encoding DUF1996 domain-containing protein, whose protein sequence is MREQGHKRSRRTLRTVAVVSALLLGGGGTAVVAGHAVAGFGPGDGGERGDRREGERGDARQVARTIDCPDVGMALREVPESAKRPVGRELAALDAQLAHAYERLNSPRWKTRSVLAGLEREREQTIGRIASGIERAGGVARDLERMSRCGVQRDEAAEPVSDGARMEPWEGADKPGGPVPADFVDIRTVRPSGPPPRPGDEASTGTFTTECGTNEEEHLNSDNVIANPGVANGAHHVHDYVGNLATDAFSDDEELAGADTTCENGDRSSHYWPVLRQLDGRRDDRGTRDGGAGGHLDGNLGTILRPAEVDLTFRGSSVSEVTAMPRFLRIITGDAKAFTNGTQNANASWSCTGYEDRQLTDKYPICPDGSRVVRTFAFQSCWDGENTDSANHRTHVAFAEDDGGCPDGFRAIPQLVQRILYDVPPGAAFAVDSFPEQLHKPVTDHSDFINVMDEDLMRKVVACVNGGRDCG, encoded by the coding sequence ATGAGAGAACAAGGGCATAAACGCAGCCGCAGGACCCTCCGGACGGTCGCCGTCGTCTCCGCCCTGCTGCTGGGCGGCGGCGGAACGGCCGTCGTGGCGGGCCACGCCGTCGCGGGGTTCGGCCCCGGGGACGGCGGGGAGCGCGGGGACCGGCGGGAGGGCGAGCGCGGGGACGCCCGGCAGGTGGCCCGCACGATCGACTGCCCGGACGTGGGCATGGCGCTGCGCGAGGTGCCCGAGAGCGCCAAGCGTCCGGTGGGCCGCGAGCTGGCCGCGCTGGACGCGCAGCTCGCCCACGCGTACGAGCGGCTGAACTCGCCCCGCTGGAAGACCCGTTCGGTACTGGCCGGGCTGGAGCGCGAGCGCGAGCAAACGATCGGGCGCATCGCCTCGGGCATCGAGCGCGCGGGGGGAGTGGCCAGGGACCTGGAGCGGATGAGCCGCTGCGGTGTCCAGCGCGACGAGGCGGCCGAGCCGGTGTCCGACGGGGCGCGCATGGAGCCGTGGGAGGGCGCCGACAAGCCGGGTGGACCCGTCCCGGCGGACTTCGTCGACATCCGCACCGTGCGGCCGTCCGGCCCGCCGCCCCGGCCCGGGGACGAGGCCTCCACCGGGACGTTCACCACCGAGTGCGGCACCAACGAGGAGGAGCACCTCAACTCGGACAACGTGATCGCCAACCCCGGGGTGGCGAACGGCGCGCACCACGTGCACGACTACGTCGGCAACCTCGCGACCGACGCGTTCAGCGACGACGAGGAGCTGGCAGGGGCCGACACGACGTGCGAGAACGGCGACCGCTCCAGCCACTACTGGCCCGTGCTGCGACAACTGGACGGCCGGCGGGACGACCGCGGGACCCGGGACGGCGGTGCCGGCGGCCACCTGGACGGCAACCTCGGCACGATCCTCCGGCCGGCCGAGGTCGATCTCACCTTCCGGGGCAGTTCGGTCTCCGAAGTCACCGCGATGCCGCGGTTCCTGCGCATCATCACCGGGGACGCGAAGGCCTTCACCAACGGCACCCAGAACGCCAACGCCTCCTGGAGCTGCACCGGGTACGAGGACCGGCAGCTGACGGACAAGTACCCGATCTGCCCCGACGGCAGCCGGGTCGTGCGGACCTTCGCGTTCCAGAGCTGCTGGGACGGTGAGAACACCGACAGCGCGAACCACCGCACGCACGTCGCGTTCGCCGAGGACGACGGCGGCTGCCCGGACGGGTTCCGGGCGATCCCGCAGCTCGTCCAGCGCATCCTCTACGACGTGCCGCCCGGTGCGGCGTTCGCGGTGGACAGCTTCCCCGAGCAGCTGCACAAACCCGTCACCGACCACAGCGACTTCATCAACGTCATGGACGAGGACCTGATGCGGAAGGTGGTGGCGTGCGTCAACGGCGGCCGTGACTGCGGCTGA
- a CDS encoding DUF4142 domain-containing protein has protein sequence MRHVNGTPVTSARTLGTALVVAALAATLVALLVPVRMFDGAATATAARGWEDDGRGTVSTEYGPLTALDRDFVRTIRLAGLWELPAGRQAQERGGRASVRLAGDHLVEGHTELDERAIGTARALGIELANQPNAQQRDRLARLDAARGDAFDRLFANLLREAHGTVFARVAEVRATTRNSMVRSLATRANAVVLDHITVLENTGLVDFEALAVEPTAAARPALGPARSDEVESRHERTRA, from the coding sequence ATGCGCCACGTCAACGGAACGCCGGTCACGTCCGCGAGGACGCTCGGCACGGCGTTGGTGGTGGCGGCGCTCGCCGCCACCCTCGTGGCGCTGCTGGTCCCGGTCCGGATGTTCGACGGGGCCGCCACGGCCACCGCCGCGCGGGGCTGGGAGGACGACGGCCGGGGAACGGTGAGCACCGAGTACGGACCGCTCACCGCGCTCGACCGCGACTTCGTGCGCACCATCCGGCTCGCCGGGCTGTGGGAGCTGCCCGCAGGGCGGCAGGCACAGGAGCGCGGCGGACGCGCGTCGGTCCGGCTGGCCGGTGACCACCTCGTCGAGGGGCACACGGAGCTGGACGAGCGGGCGATCGGGACCGCCCGGGCGCTCGGGATCGAGCTGGCCAACCAGCCGAACGCACAGCAGCGGGACCGGCTCGCCCGACTGGACGCCGCCCGCGGTGACGCGTTCGACCGGCTCTTCGCGAACCTGCTGCGCGAGGCGCACGGCACGGTCTTCGCACGGGTCGCGGAGGTTCGCGCCACCACGCGCAACTCCATGGTGCGCTCCCTCGCCACCCGGGCCAACGCCGTCGTGCTCGACCACATCACGGTGCTGGAGAACACCGGTCTGGTGGACTTCGAAGCGCTGGCCGTGGAGCCGACGGCCGCCGCCCGTCCGGCCCTTGGTCCTGCCCGGAGCGACGAAGTGGAGTCACGCCATGAGAGAACAAGGGCATAA
- a CDS encoding Lrp/AsnC family transcriptional regulator, giving the protein MEELDRQIVQLLVEDGRMSYTDLGKATGLSTSAVHQRVRRLEQRGVIKGYAAVVDAESVGLPMTAFISVAPFDPSAPDDIADRLADVPEIEACHSVAGDENYILKVRVATPIELEHLLARIRSLAGVSTRTTVVLSTPYEARPPRL; this is encoded by the coding sequence GTGGAGGAGCTGGACCGGCAGATCGTGCAGTTGCTCGTCGAGGACGGGCGGATGAGCTACACCGACTTGGGCAAGGCCACGGGCCTGTCCACCTCGGCGGTGCACCAGCGTGTCCGCCGGCTGGAGCAGCGCGGTGTCATCAAGGGGTACGCGGCCGTCGTGGACGCGGAGTCCGTCGGGCTGCCCATGACGGCCTTCATCTCGGTCGCGCCGTTCGATCCCAGCGCGCCCGACGACATAGCCGACCGGCTCGCCGACGTCCCCGAGATCGAGGCGTGCCACAGCGTCGCCGGCGACGAGAACTACATCCTCAAGGTCCGGGTGGCCACGCCCATCGAGCTCGAACACCTGCTGGCCCGCATTCGCAGCCTCGCGGGCGTCTCCACCCGCACCACCGTCGTGCTCTCCACGCCGTACGAGGCCCGCCCGCCGCGCCTGTGA